The Trichocoleus sp. FACHB-46 genome has a segment encoding these proteins:
- the secE gene encoding preprotein translocase subunit SecE, with the protein MAKKDEVETQEKSSGFDAVGFFKESKEELDKVVWPSRQQLVSESLAVLLMVTLSATLIYLVDNFFDWVAGKVF; encoded by the coding sequence GTGGCCAAAAAAGACGAAGTAGAAACACAAGAGAAAAGTTCAGGATTTGATGCAGTTGGTTTCTTCAAAGAATCCAAAGAAGAGCTAGATAAGGTTGTTTGGCCAAGTCGTCAACAGCTCGTCAGTGAATCCTTAGCAGTACTGCTGATGGTGACCCTATCTGCAACCCTCATCTACTTGGTGGACAACTTCTTCGACTGGGTCGCAGGAAAGGTGTTTTGA
- the rplJ gene encoding 50S ribosomal protein L10, translated as MGRTLEDKKAIVAELKQQLSEAQLAFVIDYKGLSVAEITDLRRRLRPKGATCTVTKNTLMRIAVDGDETWQPMTELASQSSAFLLVKDDIGGAIKAYQDFQKATKKTELRGGVMEGRVLSAEDVKAIGDLPSKEQLIAQIAGAINGVATKLAVGINEVPGSLARAIKAVSEKDDQQAA; from the coding sequence ATGGGTAGAACGCTAGAAGATAAGAAGGCAATCGTGGCGGAACTCAAACAACAGTTGAGCGAGGCCCAACTTGCGTTCGTGATCGACTATAAGGGCCTGAGTGTTGCTGAGATTACTGATCTACGGCGACGTTTACGTCCAAAAGGCGCGACATGCACAGTAACTAAGAATACGCTGATGCGGATTGCGGTTGACGGGGATGAAACCTGGCAACCGATGACTGAACTTGCATCTCAGTCTTCTGCCTTCTTGCTAGTGAAGGACGACATTGGCGGTGCCATCAAGGCCTACCAAGATTTCCAAAAAGCCACGAAGAAGACTGAGCTTCGCGGCGGTGTGATGGAAGGTCGTGTCCTCAGTGCTGAGGATGTCAAAGCGATCGGTGACTTACCGTCTAAAGAACAGCTTATTGCTCAGATTGCTGGGGCAATCAATGGTGTCGCTACCAAGCTGGCTGTCGGGATCAACGAAGTTCCTGGCTCTCTGGCTCGTGCCATCAAGGCTGTGTCTGAGAAAGACGACCAACAAGCTGCTTAA
- a CDS encoding metal ABC transporter ATP-binding protein: MQPLLEVKHLACGYQSQTIFTDVSFTLYPGQFSGLVGPSGSGKSTLLKTIVGLLRPWSGEVWYRGRRLKPGTSPIKVGYVPQVETVDWGFPVTAEEVVMMGRYRQQKIWPWPSACDRAKARELLSRVGIEHVARQPIGELSGGQQQRVFLARALVGDPEIVLLDEPTSSSDLHVQHELLHLLAELGQQGLAILISTHDLNSVATHLPWVICFNHGLICQGPPKDVFTPESLGRTFRGEMVVFRQNDRILVASGATSLLHEMQANLPPALYKSLPSKSV; the protein is encoded by the coding sequence ATGCAACCTTTGCTGGAAGTAAAACATCTTGCCTGTGGCTATCAAAGCCAAACCATTTTTACAGATGTCAGTTTCACTTTGTACCCAGGCCAGTTTTCAGGGTTAGTGGGGCCTTCAGGCAGTGGTAAAAGTACTTTACTCAAGACGATTGTGGGATTGCTGCGTCCTTGGTCAGGAGAAGTTTGGTATCGGGGACGCCGCTTAAAACCAGGAACTTCCCCCATCAAGGTAGGCTATGTTCCTCAGGTAGAGACAGTAGATTGGGGTTTCCCTGTCACCGCAGAAGAAGTGGTGATGATGGGGCGTTATCGACAACAAAAGATTTGGCCTTGGCCCTCTGCTTGCGATCGCGCCAAGGCCAGAGAACTACTCAGCCGAGTTGGCATTGAGCATGTAGCGCGTCAACCCATCGGTGAACTATCCGGCGGACAGCAGCAACGAGTGTTTCTAGCGCGAGCGCTCGTGGGCGATCCCGAAATCGTGTTACTCGATGAGCCAACCAGCAGTTCGGACTTGCATGTGCAGCACGAGCTACTACACTTGTTAGCCGAGTTGGGACAACAGGGCTTAGCCATCTTGATTTCTACCCACGACCTCAATTCGGTTGCCACGCACCTGCCTTGGGTGATCTGCTTCAACCACGGCCTGATCTGCCAAGGCCCACCCAAAGACGTTTTCACACCCGAAAGCTTGGGGAGAACCTTCCGAGGTGAAATGGTGGTATTTCGGCAAAATGATCGGATTTTGGTTGCCAGTGGAGCCACCTCCTTGCTGCACGAAATGCAAGCCAACCTGCCCCCCGCCCTCTACAAATCTCTACCTTCTAAATCTGTCTAA
- a CDS encoding YsnF/AvaK domain-containing protein has translation MADLDKNKNHDLNQKNDTHEPDANRDPLSGQPGAHPVGTGIGAAGIGTVGAVVGGVIGGPVGAVIGSAVGAVAGGLVGKSAAESVDPTVEDDYWRNNYNSRPYVEPGHTYDDYKPAYQTGYEGYGLHANTGRKFDEIEPDLRNHYETRQGNAGLGWDKAKHAARDAWDKVESKVKGSDSGDRDISGSNLTDRNLSAQNTQQVNLYEERLIADKTRVKTGEVNVGKRVETETTRVQVPVEKERIVVERTTPTNAGTAVPAGEADFREGEVARVEIYEEQADIHKEAVLREEVKIRKEVERDTVQAEEQIRREELDIDDQGRGIIDRSNPRI, from the coding sequence ATGGCTGATTTAGACAAAAATAAAAACCATGATTTGAATCAAAAAAACGACACCCATGAGCCCGATGCGAATCGTGATCCGCTCTCTGGTCAACCTGGTGCTCACCCCGTAGGCACTGGCATTGGTGCCGCTGGAATTGGGACAGTAGGTGCAGTTGTGGGCGGTGTGATTGGCGGCCCAGTAGGTGCAGTCATTGGTAGTGCAGTTGGAGCAGTCGCTGGGGGTTTAGTTGGTAAGAGTGCAGCTGAATCCGTTGACCCTACTGTAGAAGACGACTACTGGCGCAATAATTACAACTCTCGGCCTTATGTGGAACCAGGCCACACGTATGACGATTATAAGCCAGCCTACCAGACTGGGTATGAGGGATATGGTCTGCATGCCAACACCGGGAGAAAGTTTGACGAGATTGAGCCAGACTTACGGAACCACTATGAAACCCGTCAGGGTAATGCAGGCTTAGGTTGGGATAAAGCCAAGCATGCTGCTCGTGATGCGTGGGACAAAGTTGAAAGTAAAGTGAAAGGCTCTGACAGTGGCGATCGCGACATTTCTGGCAGCAATCTAACTGACCGGAATCTGTCTGCCCAAAATACTCAGCAAGTGAATCTGTACGAAGAAAGACTGATTGCTGACAAGACCCGCGTCAAAACTGGGGAAGTTAATGTTGGCAAGCGTGTAGAAACCGAAACTACCCGAGTTCAAGTTCCAGTTGAGAAAGAGCGGATCGTTGTAGAACGCACGACTCCCACAAATGCAGGAACTGCTGTTCCCGCTGGAGAAGCTGATTTCCGCGAAGGAGAAGTGGCTCGAGTCGAGATCTACGAAGAGCAAGCTGACATCCATAAGGAAGCAGTGCTGCGGGAAGAAGTCAAGATCCGCAAAGAAGTAGAGCGCGATACCGTGCAGGCGGAAGAGCAAATTCGCCGCGAAGAACTCGATATTGACGACCAAGGTCGTGGAATTATCGATCGCTCCAATCCTCGCATCTAA
- the rplL gene encoding 50S ribosomal protein L7/L12, which translates to MSATTDQILEQLKSLTLLEAADLVKQIEEAFGVSAAAPAGGMMMMAGPGAAAAEEVEEQTEFTVSLEEVPADKKIAVLKVVRSLTGLGLKEAKDLVEAAPKPVKENVAKADAEDVKKQLEEAGAKASIK; encoded by the coding sequence ATGTCTGCTACAACTGACCAAATTCTGGAACAACTAAAGTCTCTGACCTTGTTAGAAGCAGCTGACTTGGTGAAGCAAATCGAGGAAGCTTTCGGTGTTAGCGCTGCTGCTCCCGCTGGTGGCATGATGATGATGGCTGGCCCTGGCGCTGCTGCTGCGGAAGAAGTAGAAGAGCAAACCGAGTTCACTGTCAGTCTTGAAGAAGTTCCTGCTGACAAGAAGATTGCGGTTCTGAAAGTGGTCCGCTCTCTGACAGGCTTAGGCTTGAAAGAAGCGAAAGACCTCGTTGAAGCTGCACCTAAGCCCGTTAAAGAAAACGTGGCTAAGGCTGATGCTGAAGATGTGAAGAAGCAACTTGAAGAAGCAGGTGCTAAGGCAAGCATCAAGTAA
- a CDS encoding GIY-YIG nuclease family protein yields MTSTTNIPVLADLEYIAYIDDAGQVNDQYQGRVGVYAIFDQAKILQFIGYSRDIYLSLQQHLVRRSQSCYWFKVQTSDRPNRTVLEAIRDAWIAENGTTPIGNAEEQNLWNQPIDAKLTMTEEEQTDYREADEITQVKLLKRVARRVEEQVLAELQTRGVQMQIRFNPKLKETGLLDLK; encoded by the coding sequence ATGACTTCCACAACTAATATCCCTGTTCTCGCTGACCTAGAATATATTGCTTACATCGATGATGCGGGTCAAGTGAATGACCAGTATCAAGGCAGAGTAGGCGTCTATGCCATTTTTGACCAAGCGAAAATCCTACAGTTTATTGGTTATTCTCGCGATATTTATCTCAGTCTTCAGCAACATTTAGTTCGTCGTTCGCAATCGTGTTACTGGTTCAAAGTTCAGACGAGCGATCGCCCTAATCGTACCGTTCTAGAAGCCATCCGAGATGCCTGGATTGCAGAAAATGGTACTACGCCTATTGGTAATGCTGAGGAGCAAAATCTTTGGAATCAGCCAATTGATGCCAAGCTAACTATGACCGAGGAAGAACAGACTGATTACCGTGAAGCTGATGAAATAACTCAAGTAAAGTTACTTAAGCGTGTAGCCAGACGCGTCGAAGAACAAGTCTTAGCAGAATTACAAACCAGAGGTGTGCAAATGCAGATCCGCTTTAACCCTAAATTAAAAGAGACAGGTTTGTTAGATCTCAAATAA
- the nusG gene encoding transcription termination/antitermination protein NusG, whose amino-acid sequence METNEESFDPNASHWYAVQVASGCEKRVKTNLEQRVQTMDVAERIVQVEIPQTPAVKIRKDGSRQNSEEKVFPGYVLIRMVMDDETWQVVKNTPNVINFVGAEQKRRYGRGRGHVKPMPLGAAEVERIFKRAQEQKPVIKIDMATGDKILVLSGPFKDFEGEVIEVSPERSKLKALLSIFGRDTPVELEFNQVQKQS is encoded by the coding sequence ATGGAAACCAATGAAGAGTCATTTGATCCGAATGCTTCTCATTGGTATGCCGTTCAAGTCGCTTCCGGTTGTGAAAAGCGGGTAAAAACCAACCTGGAACAGCGAGTCCAAACGATGGATGTCGCCGAGCGAATTGTCCAGGTCGAAATTCCTCAAACTCCTGCTGTCAAGATTCGGAAAGATGGCAGTCGGCAGAATTCGGAAGAAAAAGTCTTCCCTGGCTATGTATTAATTCGCATGGTCATGGACGATGAAACTTGGCAGGTTGTCAAGAACACCCCGAATGTGATTAACTTTGTCGGCGCTGAGCAAAAGCGTCGTTATGGACGCGGACGAGGCCACGTGAAGCCAATGCCTTTGGGTGCGGCAGAAGTGGAACGTATTTTCAAGCGCGCGCAAGAGCAAAAGCCAGTCATCAAGATTGACATGGCAACCGGAGATAAAATTCTGGTGCTCTCAGGTCCTTTCAAAGACTTTGAAGGGGAAGTGATTGAAGTGAGTCCAGAGCGGAGCAAGCTTAAAGCCTTGCTTTCCATCTTTGGGCGGGACACTCCTGTCGAACTGGAGTTTAATCAGGTTCAAAAACAGAGCTAG
- a CDS encoding metal ABC transporter permease codes for MEFLLKPFQYEFFGRAMWVGMMAGLLCGVMGVYITTRRMSYIAHGLSHAILGGAVITYVLGFNFYIGSGIWGFGTALLIQYLTGRKIYSDAAIGIVTTASFALGVAVISTYRSFTQSFEAALFGNVLGITPTDLWVVTAVTVLLLSLVFIFYRPLLFWCFDREVAKVHGVPVFAMDTLFALMMATLLVATLQVLGVTLIISAVVIPASIARLLSNRFGTMMLLSGGLGAAIAFVGIYISYYFDIASGASVVLLSTLVFSLVLGWTRYQQRQKRYLPSPLHAEKLQ; via the coding sequence ATGGAGTTCCTGCTCAAACCTTTTCAATACGAGTTCTTTGGTCGAGCCATGTGGGTCGGGATGATGGCAGGGCTGTTGTGCGGTGTCATGGGAGTCTACATCACCACCCGACGCATGAGTTACATCGCCCACGGTTTATCTCACGCCATTTTGGGAGGTGCTGTAATTACTTATGTTCTAGGCTTCAACTTCTACATCGGTTCCGGAATCTGGGGGTTTGGCACTGCCCTGCTGATTCAATACCTCACGGGCCGCAAAATCTACTCTGATGCCGCGATCGGTATCGTTACCACCGCCAGCTTTGCCTTGGGCGTTGCCGTTATCAGCACCTATCGCAGCTTTACTCAAAGTTTTGAAGCCGCTCTTTTCGGTAATGTACTGGGCATTACGCCTACAGACCTCTGGGTCGTAACAGCCGTGACGGTGCTCTTGCTCAGTCTAGTTTTCATCTTCTACCGACCCTTGCTGTTTTGGTGCTTTGACCGGGAAGTAGCGAAGGTGCATGGCGTACCAGTCTTTGCAATGGATACGCTGTTTGCCCTGATGATGGCAACGTTACTAGTGGCGACTTTACAAGTGTTGGGGGTAACTTTAATCATTTCAGCCGTCGTGATTCCTGCTTCGATCGCTCGCCTCTTAAGCAATCGCTTTGGCACCATGATGCTGCTTTCCGGCGGATTAGGAGCCGCGATCGCCTTTGTGGGTATCTACATTAGCTACTACTTTGACATTGCTTCTGGAGCCAGCGTCGTCTTGCTCTCCACCCTAGTTTTTAGCCTCGTTCTGGGGTGGACCCGTTACCAACAACGCCAAAAACGTTATTTGCCCTCACCGCTGCATGCGGAAAAATTGCAGTAA
- the rplK gene encoding 50S ribosomal protein L11, protein MAKKVVTVIKLAINAGKANPAPPIGPALGQHGVNIMMFCKEYNARTADQAGLVVPVEISVYEDRSFTFILKTPPASVLIRKAAGVDRGSGQPNTKKVGSITRSQLREIAQTKLPDLNANDVDAAMRIVEGTARNMGITVGD, encoded by the coding sequence ATGGCAAAGAAAGTAGTTACGGTCATTAAGTTGGCCATTAACGCAGGCAAGGCGAACCCTGCACCCCCGATCGGCCCTGCGCTCGGTCAGCATGGTGTCAACATCATGATGTTTTGTAAGGAATACAATGCTAGAACTGCGGACCAAGCAGGCCTAGTGGTTCCTGTAGAAATCTCTGTTTATGAGGATCGCAGTTTCACCTTCATCCTCAAAACCCCTCCTGCTTCTGTGCTTATTCGCAAAGCCGCAGGCGTAGACCGGGGTTCTGGTCAACCCAATACTAAAAAAGTTGGTTCGATCACCCGCTCTCAGTTGCGAGAGATTGCTCAAACGAAGCTGCCCGACTTAAATGCTAACGATGTTGATGCTGCCATGAGAATTGTGGAAGGCACTGCACGTAACATGGGTATTACGGTCGGCGACTAG
- a CDS encoding rhomboid family intramembrane serine protease, with translation MRNDDRKAIARELRNHTLILGGFIICIWLLEIVDSFVLGNALNVFGIRPRSISGLRGILFAPFLHGGLGHLMANTIPFLVLGWFVMLREVSDFFIVSLITILASGLGVWLFGSPNSIHIGASGLIFGYFGFLLLRGYFERSAVGIAFSLLVGTLYGSLIWGVLPVSNGISWEGHLFGFLGGVLAARLLARRKKPI, from the coding sequence ATGAGGAATGACGACAGAAAGGCGATCGCCCGTGAACTCAGAAACCATACTCTGATTCTGGGCGGCTTCATTATCTGTATTTGGTTGCTAGAAATTGTTGATTCGTTTGTTTTAGGCAATGCGCTTAACGTCTTTGGCATTCGCCCTCGAAGTATTAGTGGCCTGCGTGGCATCCTATTTGCGCCGTTTCTACATGGCGGCTTAGGACATTTAATGGCCAATACCATCCCTTTTCTAGTGTTGGGATGGTTCGTGATGCTCCGAGAAGTCAGCGACTTCTTCATCGTTAGTCTGATTACAATTCTGGCAAGTGGCTTAGGCGTGTGGTTGTTTGGCTCCCCTAACTCAATTCATATCGGTGCCAGCGGTTTAATTTTTGGCTACTTTGGCTTTTTATTATTACGGGGCTACTTTGAAAGAAGCGCGGTAGGGATCGCCTTTTCACTTCTAGTGGGCACTCTCTACGGCAGCTTGATCTGGGGAGTCCTGCCCGTGAGTAATGGCATTTCGTGGGAGGGCCATTTATTTGGTTTCCTCGGCGGAGTCTTAGCAGCTCGTCTTCTAGCGCGACGCAAAAAACCTATCTAA
- a CDS encoding metal ABC transporter substrate-binding protein produces MKPFVVLPLLSLLLLGCNPTQTATSPSSAPASSSAQSSQSSDRQSQDKPIVITTVAPLTNIVSNIAGDRADVRGIVPEGTNSHTFEPRPSDGELIKQADLVIANGLQLEVPTLELAEAAKPKETKIYEVGTNTIAQDQWIFDASFPKAGGKPNPHLWVNPKYAAAYAQQAAEQLTALDPAGADYYAANLKSYLQRLDQLDQVTRKVVASIPPENRKLLTYHDSWAYWAREYGVYIIGAIQPSDFNEPSAQDVAKLIDQIRATQVPAIFGSEVFPSKVEEQIAREANVKTDNTSDDDLPGEGSANAMENTNPEHTYIGMMVENLRILAKNLGGDPSLVDSLETANIVGPTATAKAKP; encoded by the coding sequence ATGAAGCCCTTTGTCGTTCTGCCACTTCTGAGTTTGCTACTGCTAGGCTGCAACCCAACTCAGACTGCCACTTCTCCTAGTTCAGCCCCTGCCAGCTCCTCCGCTCAATCTAGCCAGTCGAGCGATCGCCAGTCTCAAGATAAGCCAATTGTGATCACCACGGTGGCTCCTTTGACGAACATCGTCAGCAATATTGCGGGCGATCGCGCTGATGTCAGAGGCATTGTTCCAGAAGGAACCAACTCTCATACCTTTGAACCTCGTCCCTCCGATGGTGAGTTGATCAAGCAAGCTGATTTAGTTATTGCGAATGGTTTACAGCTAGAAGTCCCTACCTTAGAGTTGGCTGAGGCTGCTAAGCCCAAAGAGACGAAAATCTACGAAGTGGGTACCAACACCATCGCACAAGACCAGTGGATCTTTGATGCCAGCTTCCCTAAAGCAGGCGGTAAGCCCAATCCGCACCTCTGGGTCAACCCCAAATATGCAGCGGCATATGCTCAGCAAGCTGCTGAGCAACTCACCGCTCTAGATCCCGCTGGAGCTGACTACTACGCCGCCAACCTGAAAAGCTATCTACAACGCTTAGACCAGCTCGACCAAGTCACCCGAAAAGTGGTCGCCAGCATTCCGCCCGAAAATCGCAAACTCTTGACCTATCACGATTCTTGGGCGTACTGGGCCCGTGAATATGGAGTTTACATAATCGGTGCCATTCAACCCTCCGACTTCAACGAACCTTCCGCTCAGGATGTCGCTAAGTTGATCGATCAAATTCGAGCTACCCAAGTCCCTGCTATCTTTGGGTCGGAAGTATTTCCTAGCAAAGTGGAAGAGCAGATTGCCCGCGAAGCCAATGTCAAAACCGACAATACCAGTGATGATGACCTACCCGGTGAAGGCTCGGCCAATGCGATGGAAAATACCAATCCTGAACACACCTACATCGGCATGATGGTCGAAAACCTCCGTATCCTAGCGAAGAACTTAGGCGGTGATCCGAGCCTAGTAGATAGCCTAGAAACGGCCAACATTGTCGGACCAACCGCCACCGCTAAAGCCAAGCCATAA
- the rplA gene encoding 50S ribosomal protein L1: MVRKVSRRLQELNKKVEERAYEPLEALNLLKETATAKFTESAEAHIRLGIDPKYTDQQLRTTVALPKGTGQAVRVAVIARGEKVAEANNSGANIAGSEELIDEIQKGMMDFDVLIATPDMMPQVAKLGRLLGPRGLMPSPKGGTVTFDLGQAIGEFKAGKLEFRADRTGIVHVLFGKSDFSTEDLLTNLKALQETIDRNRPSGAKGRYWRSVFVSATMGPSIEVDINALRDLKLTDVA; this comes from the coding sequence ATGGTAAGAAAGGTATCGCGTCGGCTCCAAGAGCTGAACAAAAAAGTAGAAGAAAGAGCGTATGAGCCGTTAGAAGCGCTCAACCTCTTGAAAGAGACAGCAACTGCGAAGTTTACAGAATCAGCAGAAGCACACATTCGTCTTGGGATTGATCCCAAATACACTGATCAGCAACTGAGAACCACTGTGGCTTTACCCAAAGGCACTGGACAAGCGGTTCGGGTTGCGGTCATTGCCCGTGGTGAAAAGGTAGCTGAAGCCAACAACTCTGGCGCTAATATCGCTGGCTCGGAAGAGTTGATTGACGAGATTCAAAAGGGCATGATGGACTTTGATGTCTTGATTGCAACGCCTGACATGATGCCTCAAGTGGCTAAATTAGGTCGCTTGCTTGGTCCCCGGGGTTTGATGCCTTCCCCTAAAGGTGGTACAGTTACCTTTGATTTAGGCCAGGCCATCGGAGAATTCAAAGCCGGAAAACTGGAATTCAGGGCTGATCGGACGGGAATTGTCCACGTTCTCTTTGGTAAGTCTGACTTTTCAACCGAAGATTTGCTGACTAACCTAAAAGCCCTGCAAGAGACGATTGACCGCAACCGTCCTTCTGGTGCTAAGGGTCGTTACTGGCGATCGGTTTTTGTTTCTGCAACGATGGGGCCTTCAATCGAAGTAGACATCAATGCTCTCCGAGACTTGAAGTTGACTGACGTAGCTTAA
- the rplS gene encoding 50S ribosomal protein L19, whose translation MNAQEVIRSIEAEQLKTNLPDIYVGDTVKVGVIIQEGGKERTQPYEGVVIAKRNGGINETITVRRVFQGVGVERVFLVNSPRIDSIKVIRRGKVRRAKLYYLRGRVGKATRIKQRFDRAL comes from the coding sequence ATGAACGCGCAGGAAGTTATCCGCTCAATAGAAGCGGAGCAGTTAAAGACGAATCTCCCTGACATTTATGTGGGCGACACCGTTAAGGTGGGCGTCATCATTCAAGAGGGAGGAAAAGAGCGGACTCAGCCCTATGAAGGTGTAGTCATTGCCAAGCGCAATGGTGGCATCAACGAAACGATCACGGTGCGTCGCGTCTTCCAAGGCGTGGGTGTAGAGCGAGTGTTTCTAGTAAACTCTCCTCGCATTGATAGTATCAAGGTGATTCGTCGAGGCAAGGTGCGCCGCGCTAAGCTATACTACTTACGCGGTCGCGTTGGTAAGGCAACTCGCATTAAACAGCGCTTCGATCGCGCCCTCTAA
- the trxA gene encoding thioredoxin: MATKKQFSNFQELLSGSELPTLVDFYAPWCGPCQVMGPILEQVNAQMKEQLRVVKINTETYPELASQYQIHALPTLVLFKGGQPIDRMEGVMQATQIVQRLQPLVSGKS, from the coding sequence ATGGCTACCAAAAAACAGTTCAGTAATTTTCAAGAATTGTTATCTGGTTCTGAGTTACCCACACTCGTAGATTTCTATGCGCCTTGGTGTGGTCCTTGCCAAGTCATGGGTCCGATTCTAGAGCAAGTGAATGCTCAGATGAAGGAGCAACTGCGCGTCGTAAAAATCAACACCGAAACCTACCCCGAATTAGCTTCGCAATACCAAATTCATGCACTGCCCACACTGGTCTTATTTAAGGGTGGGCAACCGATCGATCGCATGGAAGGTGTGATGCAGGCGACACAGATTGTGCAACGTTTACAGCCATTA
- the fabG gene encoding 3-oxoacyl-[acyl-carrier-protein] reductase, whose translation MEALQETASKRLPGQVAIVTGASRGIGRSIALALAAEGANVVVNYASSSTAADQVVADITAMGSNAIALQADVSKADQVDALFSAVMEKWGRIDVLVNNAGITRDTLLLRMKPENWQSVIDLNLTGVFLCTRAASKIMLKQRSGRIVNITSVAGQMGNPGQANYSAAKAGVIGFTKTVAKELASRGVTVNAVAPGFIATDMTSGLNNTDEILKFIPLGRYGQPEEVAGLVKFLAADPAAAYITGQVMNVDGGMVMA comes from the coding sequence ATGGAGGCGTTGCAAGAGACTGCATCGAAACGATTGCCAGGACAAGTCGCGATCGTCACTGGAGCATCTAGAGGCATTGGTCGCTCTATTGCGTTGGCGCTTGCGGCTGAAGGAGCCAATGTTGTAGTCAACTACGCCAGTTCTAGTACTGCGGCAGACCAAGTTGTAGCTGATATTACTGCGATGGGCAGTAACGCGATTGCGCTACAAGCCGATGTCTCCAAAGCGGATCAGGTCGATGCCTTGTTCAGCGCTGTGATGGAAAAGTGGGGCCGCATTGATGTTCTGGTCAACAATGCTGGGATTACGCGCGATACCTTACTGTTGCGGATGAAGCCAGAGAACTGGCAATCTGTGATTGATCTCAACCTGACTGGTGTGTTTCTGTGCACCAGAGCGGCCAGCAAAATTATGCTGAAGCAACGCTCTGGCCGCATTGTCAATATCACGTCTGTGGCAGGACAAATGGGCAATCCAGGCCAAGCAAACTACAGTGCAGCTAAAGCTGGGGTGATTGGTTTTACCAAGACTGTCGCCAAGGAATTAGCGAGCCGGGGGGTAACAGTTAATGCTGTGGCTCCTGGTTTCATTGCCACCGATATGACCAGTGGCTTGAACAACACAGACGAAATTCTGAAGTTTATTCCCTTAGGCCGCTACGGACAGCCAGAAGAAGTCGCTGGCTTGGTGAAGTTTCTAGCCGCTGACCCCGCCGCCGCTTACATCACCGGACAAGTGATGAATGTCGATGGCGGCATGGTAATGGCTTAA